One bacterium genomic window carries:
- the flgC gene encoding flagellar basal body rod protein FlgC encodes MEIHPLFNGMNTSTSGMTAQRKRMNAIAENIANIETTRTEEGGPYRRKDTVLSEEKRFEAVLERGTHQKLARSDGSHMFGRSEAKILAPSNGVTASIQEDQSPFREVYDPSHPDADENGIVRMPNVDIVQEMTELISASRAFEANVTAFNATKAMMKKALEL; translated from the coding sequence ATGGAAATCCATCCCCTCTTCAACGGTATGAACACAAGCACGTCGGGAATGACCGCTCAGCGCAAGCGAATGAATGCGATCGCTGAGAACATTGCCAATATCGAGACTACCCGCACGGAAGAGGGTGGTCCGTACCGCAGGAAGGACACAGTGCTCTCTGAAGAGAAACGATTTGAAGCAGTGCTTGAGCGCGGCACACACCAGAAACTGGCAAGGTCAGACGGCAGCCACATGTTTGGCCGTTCGGAAGCCAAGATTCTCGCTCCGTCCAACGGAGTAACGGCTTCGATACAAGAAGATCAAAGCCCTTTCCGCGAAGTATATGATCCGAGCCATCCCGATGCGGACGAGAACGGAATTGTGCGCATGCCCAATGTAGACATTGTGCAGGAAATGACTGAGCTAATCAGCGCCTCGAGAGCCTTTGAAGCTAATGTCACGGCGTTTAATGCGACCAAGGCGATGATGAAGAAAGCGCTTGAACTATAA
- the fliE gene encoding flagellar hook-basal body complex protein FliE produces MIYGIDSIKPIPPIAEGTQPKAAPGAGESFGDTLSNFIGNVNAMQVQAGEKTQQFATGQIQDIHEVMAAVEEASISMALLLEIRKKALEGYQELMRTPV; encoded by the coding sequence ATGATTTACGGTATTGACAGTATCAAACCGATTCCGCCGATTGCCGAAGGCACACAGCCCAAGGCAGCACCCGGAGCAGGCGAGTCATTTGGCGACACTCTATCGAACTTCATCGGCAACGTCAACGCGATGCAGGTGCAGGCGGGCGAGAAGACACAGCAATTTGCGACCGGACAGATTCAGGATATCCATGAAGTCATGGCGGCTGTCGAGGAGGCATCCATCTCGATGGCACTGCTCCTGGAAATTCGCAAGAAGGCGCTTGAAGGGTATCAGGAGCTAATGAGAACGCCGGTATAA
- the fliG gene encoding flagellar motor switch protein FliG — MAQTNKPTPQRITNLQKAAVLMISIGPDASAELYKRLQQEEIEEITKEMLRLRNVDSALANSVVEEFYHMMSAQDFVAVGGIQYAEEVLNRSLGQEKAVEIIRRIERMIRVKGFNVLKNVDANQLLAFMQKEHPQTIAFVLSQLQPAQSAQILADLSPDLQAEVMMRYANMERVAPETISAVEAVLESRVDFSQSSSKLGGVKAAAEILNLIGTSAERSILAKINERAPELATEMKNLMFVFEDIIQLDDRSIQKVLKEVDNKDLALALKHVNPDVKARVLANMSERAAETIKEEIEYMGPVRLKEVEVAQQQVVDTIRKLEEQGQIVVATGSKGEVMVE; from the coding sequence ATGGCGCAAACCAATAAACCGACTCCGCAGCGAATCACAAATCTCCAGAAGGCCGCGGTGCTGATGATTTCCATCGGCCCGGACGCTTCGGCAGAGCTTTACAAACGGCTGCAGCAAGAGGAGATTGAAGAAATCACCAAAGAAATGCTGCGTCTCAGAAACGTAGATTCGGCTTTGGCAAATTCTGTTGTGGAAGAGTTTTACCACATGATGTCGGCGCAGGACTTCGTTGCTGTCGGCGGTATACAATACGCAGAGGAAGTTCTCAATCGCTCACTTGGACAGGAGAAGGCGGTCGAAATCATTCGCCGTATAGAGCGCATGATTCGAGTCAAAGGCTTTAATGTCTTGAAGAACGTCGATGCAAATCAGCTTCTCGCATTCATGCAGAAAGAACACCCGCAAACGATCGCCTTCGTGCTTAGCCAGCTGCAGCCCGCACAGAGCGCGCAGATTCTTGCTGATCTCTCGCCGGACCTGCAGGCTGAGGTCATGATGAGATATGCAAACATGGAGCGGGTTGCTCCGGAGACGATTTCCGCCGTAGAGGCTGTTCTTGAATCGCGAGTTGACTTTTCGCAAAGCTCAAGCAAGCTTGGCGGCGTGAAGGCTGCCGCTGAGATTCTAAATCTTATTGGAACGTCTGCGGAGCGCTCAATCTTGGCGAAGATTAATGAGCGTGCGCCGGAACTTGCCACCGAGATGAAGAATCTCATGTTTGTGTTCGAGGATATCATCCAGCTTGATGATCGGTCGATTCAAAAGGTGCTTAAAGAAGTTGACAACAAGGACCTCGCACTTGCGTTGAAGCATGTCAATCCGGATGTCAAGGCGAGAGTTCTGGCAAATATGTCCGAGCGTGCGGCCGAGACAATCAAGGAGGAAATCGAGTATATGGGACCTGTGCGGCTCAAGGAAGTAGAAGTTGCACAGCAGCAGGTTGTTGACACAATTCGCAAGCTTGAAGAGCAGGGTCAGATCGTCGTGGCAACGGGAAGCAAGGGCGAGGTCATGGTGGAGTAG
- a CDS encoding FliI/YscN family ATPase — protein MSDLLAQAQSLLQHSTPVRAVGRVNSVRGLVLESKGPRSAIGNLCCVATSKGDRLAEVVGFDGPMTLLMALEDLGGVCPGDEVVDLNRTQLVPVGNGLLGRVINSLGEPIDGRGAIQAQTYRPLNNESPSPLSRPRVTRPLQVGVRAIDGMLTFGEGQRVGIFAGSGVGKSVLLGMMARNTNADVIVVGLVGERGREVRDFIEDALGPDGLSKSVVVCETSDRWPLLRIKGALAATSIAEYFRDQGKRVLLMMDSVTRVCHALREVGLSLNEPVATRGYPPSVFAMLPKLLERTGNSDKGSITAIYTVLVDGDDMLEPVADSMRSILDGHIVLSRKIAARGHFPAIDVLSSISRVMPHVVDSEHRRCVAKINEWLASYQEGEDLISIGAYARGSIPTLDQAIEKLPSIHMYLKQDMNEGSSFAEAKEGLRLLAG, from the coding sequence GTGAGCGACTTGCTCGCACAAGCGCAGAGTTTGCTTCAGCATTCAACCCCAGTGCGCGCTGTGGGCCGCGTGAACAGTGTGCGAGGACTGGTCCTTGAATCAAAGGGTCCGCGAAGTGCAATTGGAAATCTCTGCTGCGTAGCCACATCAAAGGGCGACAGACTGGCGGAAGTTGTCGGCTTTGACGGCCCGATGACTTTGCTCATGGCACTTGAGGATCTCGGTGGTGTTTGTCCGGGTGACGAAGTGGTTGACTTGAACAGAACACAGCTTGTTCCTGTCGGCAACGGCTTGCTTGGCCGTGTTATCAACAGCCTTGGTGAGCCTATTGACGGTAGAGGTGCGATTCAGGCTCAAACTTACCGGCCGCTGAACAATGAGAGTCCAAGCCCATTGTCCAGGCCGCGAGTGACGAGGCCATTGCAAGTCGGAGTCCGGGCCATCGATGGTATGCTGACATTTGGAGAAGGGCAGCGTGTGGGCATTTTCGCCGGCAGTGGAGTCGGGAAAAGCGTTCTGTTAGGCATGATGGCACGCAACACGAATGCGGACGTTATCGTCGTCGGACTCGTGGGCGAACGCGGCAGAGAGGTGCGGGACTTTATTGAAGACGCGCTTGGTCCGGATGGTTTGAGCAAGTCTGTTGTTGTCTGTGAAACATCAGACCGATGGCCGCTTCTGCGGATAAAAGGCGCTTTGGCGGCGACATCAATTGCGGAGTATTTTCGGGATCAGGGGAAACGGGTGCTGCTGATGATGGACAGCGTTACGCGCGTCTGCCATGCCTTGCGTGAAGTCGGTTTGTCACTCAATGAACCGGTCGCGACCAGGGGTTATCCGCCGTCAGTCTTTGCCATGCTGCCAAAACTTCTCGAACGAACAGGCAACTCGGATAAAGGATCCATTACGGCAATCTATACCGTACTTGTTGACGGCGACGATATGCTTGAGCCCGTGGCAGACAGCATGCGAAGCATTCTGGACGGTCATATCGTGCTGTCCAGAAAGATCGCGGCACGCGGGCACTTCCCGGCGATTGATGTATTGAGCAGCATAAGCCGAGTGATGCCGCATGTCGTGGACAGCGAGCATCGCAGATGTGTCGCGAAAATCAATGAATGGCTTGCCTCTTATCAAGAAGGGGAAGACCTAATATCGATTGGAGCATACGCGCGAGGATCGATACCGACGCTTGACCAGGCCATTGAGAAGTTACCTTCAATACATATGTATTTGAAGCAAGATATGAATGAAGGTTCCTCTTTTGCAGAAGCAAAGGAAGGTTTAAGGCTGCTCGCGGGGTAA
- a CDS encoding flagellar hook capping protein, whose protein sequence is MAVGAVNNTFNVPSAEQIGSRADTLDQLDFLQMLMAQMRNQDPMSPMDSQEYAAQLAQFSSVQELSAIKAALDESINMNLLMTQSINGNLAAALVGKTVRAQNNSIEIGESSDADLRYTLSAAATNVQVEVLNADGEVVRTITANAQSAGNAAVYWDGRDQDGNRVPNGNYTFNVTAADADGNDVTAATYVEGVVTSVNYAEGGVTLTVNGRQILLGDIMAVLSGNDSGTPGSNSSFAG, encoded by the coding sequence ATGGCTGTCGGAGCAGTGAACAACACTTTCAACGTTCCGTCTGCAGAGCAGATAGGCTCGCGCGCGGATACGCTTGACCAACTCGATTTTCTGCAAATGCTGATGGCACAGATGCGGAATCAGGATCCGATGAGTCCGATGGACAGCCAGGAATATGCGGCGCAATTAGCCCAATTCTCTTCTGTTCAAGAGTTGTCCGCGATAAAGGCGGCACTGGACGAGTCAATCAACATGAATCTTCTAATGACTCAGTCCATCAACGGTAACCTTGCGGCCGCGCTTGTCGGGAAAACGGTTCGCGCACAGAATAACTCGATCGAAATTGGCGAATCGAGTGACGCGGATCTTCGCTATACATTGAGTGCCGCGGCGACCAATGTGCAGGTCGAAGTCTTGAATGCAGACGGCGAAGTCGTTCGCACAATTACGGCCAATGCGCAGTCTGCCGGGAATGCGGCAGTATACTGGGATGGACGCGACCAAGACGGAAACCGGGTTCCGAACGGAAACTACACTTTCAATGTCACGGCTGCCGACGCCGATGGTAATGATGTAACCGCTGCCACGTATGTTGAAGGTGTTGTGACGTCGGTCAACTACGCAGAAGGTGGTGTCACTTTGACTGTAAACGGCAGGCAGATTCTGCTCGGCGATATCATGGCCGTTTTGTCCGGCAATGATAGCGGAACTCCGGGATCAAATTCATCTTTTGCAGGCTAG
- the fliF gene encoding flagellar M-ring protein FliF — MGNPLDTLRELWQRLTINQRAMLIIGVGLIVAISAAAITYTTRPVMATLYSGLESKDAAAVADQLRDEKIPFDVTSDGTIKVPQQHVNTLRLTFAEKGIPHSGELGYEIFDKPQLGLTDQLQKLNQRRAVEGELARTMSSIEGVENARVHLVVPEQRLFKEDQKPATASVVLTLKPGFSMSKKQVAALTTLTAYAVEGLDPEHVTIMDSEGNPLTNGPRDDLAGLSSTQLEMQTMVEQELERKAQSLLSDVVGPGRSRVEVTVKLNWNRIERTSEDYNPDRVATLSEETQTSDDPNTGASEKSVTNYQVPRTVEKVVPEVGNVEKIWASVLIDGNYTSNVDSAGNAVLQYVERTPQELEKFRQMVSSALGIDANRSDELTVMSFQFNETTALLTPAVQTPTNWLSLLMQYADKIILALVLVLAFFAIRSVMNRMSERLPSLPHGAAVMQLGPGGQPVMMAAAAHGGQLAASAPAAGQLPHATYDNSASGGSVSPMGTAAAVMNAPAGPKVVFKSQTEGPQLIEIDDGGPSVEAIRAQEMLNRTVQFVMNKPENAAQILRSWVADGANQ; from the coding sequence ATGGGCAATCCACTCGACACTCTGCGTGAACTCTGGCAACGGCTGACCATCAATCAGCGGGCAATGCTAATCATCGGCGTCGGTCTGATCGTGGCGATTTCGGCTGCGGCAATCACGTATACGACTCGTCCGGTGATGGCGACGCTATACAGCGGACTTGAGTCAAAGGATGCGGCGGCGGTCGCCGATCAACTTCGGGACGAGAAGATACCGTTTGACGTGACAAGCGACGGGACAATTAAAGTCCCGCAACAGCATGTTAACACTCTGCGATTGACATTTGCCGAGAAGGGAATCCCGCACTCGGGTGAACTTGGATACGAGATATTTGACAAGCCGCAACTTGGCTTGACAGATCAGCTTCAGAAACTGAATCAGCGTCGGGCAGTTGAAGGCGAGCTGGCGCGAACCATGTCATCAATAGAGGGCGTCGAGAATGCCCGTGTGCATCTCGTGGTGCCTGAGCAGCGGTTGTTCAAAGAGGACCAGAAGCCCGCGACAGCGTCAGTTGTGCTCACTCTGAAGCCGGGTTTCAGCATGAGCAAGAAGCAGGTCGCTGCTTTGACCACGCTGACGGCATATGCTGTGGAAGGACTTGACCCGGAGCATGTAACAATTATGGATTCGGAGGGCAATCCACTGACGAACGGGCCGCGCGATGACCTGGCGGGATTATCGTCGACGCAGCTTGAAATGCAGACAATGGTTGAACAAGAGCTCGAACGAAAGGCGCAGTCGCTTTTATCTGATGTGGTCGGTCCGGGGAGATCCCGTGTCGAAGTCACGGTGAAATTGAATTGGAATCGGATTGAGCGGACTTCAGAGGATTACAATCCAGATAGGGTTGCGACACTTTCCGAGGAAACTCAGACGAGCGATGACCCGAATACCGGCGCCTCCGAAAAAAGCGTGACCAATTACCAAGTTCCGAGAACAGTAGAAAAGGTTGTGCCGGAAGTAGGGAACGTAGAAAAGATATGGGCATCCGTTTTGATTGACGGGAATTACACGAGCAATGTGGACTCGGCAGGCAACGCGGTCTTGCAGTATGTGGAGCGAACTCCTCAGGAGCTTGAGAAATTCAGGCAGATGGTGTCAAGCGCGCTGGGAATTGACGCAAACCGCAGTGATGAATTGACGGTCATGTCATTTCAGTTCAACGAGACAACTGCGCTGTTGACTCCTGCGGTTCAGACTCCGACAAACTGGCTGTCGCTGCTCATGCAATACGCAGACAAGATTATTCTTGCGCTGGTGCTCGTTCTGGCCTTCTTTGCTATTCGCAGTGTGATGAATAGGATGAGTGAGAGACTTCCGTCTCTGCCTCACGGAGCGGCGGTGATGCAGTTGGGACCGGGCGGACAGCCAGTAATGATGGCGGCTGCCGCACACGGAGGTCAACTTGCAGCGAGCGCGCCCGCAGCCGGTCAGCTCCCGCACGCCACGTACGACAATTCAGCCAGCGGTGGTTCGGTCAGTCCAATGGGAACAGCCGCAGCGGTGATGAATGCTCCAGCGGGTCCCAAGGTCGTGTTCAAGAGCCAGACAGAGGGTCCACAACTAATCGAGATCGATGATGGCGGACCGTCAGTTGAGGCGATTCGGGCTCAGGAAATGCTAAACAGGACCGTGCAGTTTGTAATGAACAAACCGGAGAACGCGGCACAAATTCTTAGAAGCTGGGTGGCAGATGGCGCAAACCAATAA
- a CDS encoding sigma-54-dependent Fis family transcriptional regulator, whose translation MAKNRILVVDDEQHFRDWLVQTLKRRNYTVEACEDGLTALNLLEDGQQFDVIVTDVRMPKMSGLQLLRTVHERFPGVDVVIMTQYGSVPEAVAALKDGAIDFLEKPFPQETLLLRIQKAFESRKLKLENYQLKRELGTKFQFNNILGQSPKMLEVLEQLEMIVPTKATVLIQGESGTGKELIARALHENSPRRNGPFVKINCAAMPETLMESELFGHEKGAFTGAIKTVEGRFAMANGGTLLLDEVSEMSPTMQAKLLRVLQEREFEKLGGRETIKIDVRIVATTNRDLKKAISEDQFREDLYHRLNVCPIKVSPLRERREDIPVLATHFVAYYANEYAKDVHGLDETAMEQLLNYEWPGNVRELQHKMERAVIMCDETMVRTKHLYLDGIEAAPHSETMFTLDAQTTATLSEIEKAAIFRALRVHDNNRTKTAESLGISIRTLRNKLREYREEGISVD comes from the coding sequence ATGGCCAAAAATCGAATTCTTGTTGTAGACGACGAACAGCACTTCCGTGATTGGTTAGTCCAAACTCTTAAGCGTAGAAATTACACGGTCGAAGCCTGCGAGGATGGGCTGACCGCACTCAACCTCCTTGAAGACGGTCAACAGTTTGATGTGATCGTGACGGATGTCCGGATGCCTAAGATGTCCGGCCTCCAACTTCTGAGAACCGTACATGAGCGGTTTCCGGGAGTCGATGTAGTTATCATGACGCAATACGGCAGCGTACCGGAAGCCGTGGCCGCCTTGAAAGACGGGGCAATCGACTTTCTCGAGAAGCCCTTCCCCCAAGAGACTCTCCTCCTGCGTATTCAGAAAGCCTTTGAATCGCGCAAGCTCAAACTCGAAAACTATCAGTTGAAACGTGAACTGGGCACGAAGTTTCAGTTCAACAACATACTTGGTCAGTCGCCCAAGATGCTCGAGGTATTGGAGCAGCTCGAGATGATTGTGCCGACAAAAGCGACAGTGCTGATTCAAGGGGAATCAGGCACCGGCAAGGAATTGATCGCACGCGCCTTGCACGAAAACAGCCCGCGCCGGAACGGCCCGTTTGTAAAGATCAACTGTGCGGCGATGCCGGAAACACTCATGGAATCGGAACTCTTCGGTCACGAGAAGGGTGCTTTTACGGGCGCAATCAAGACTGTGGAAGGCCGGTTTGCGATGGCGAACGGAGGGACGTTACTGTTAGATGAAGTTTCGGAAATGTCACCGACGATGCAGGCCAAACTGCTGCGGGTGCTTCAAGAACGGGAGTTTGAGAAACTCGGAGGGCGCGAGACCATCAAGATTGACGTGAGAATCGTGGCTACGACGAACCGAGACTTGAAAAAGGCAATTTCCGAAGATCAGTTCCGCGAAGATTTGTATCACCGGCTAAACGTTTGTCCGATCAAGGTAAGTCCACTGCGCGAGCGTCGCGAGGATATTCCGGTTCTGGCAACGCACTTTGTGGCGTACTATGCCAATGAATACGCGAAGGATGTTCACGGGCTGGACGAAACGGCGATGGAGCAGCTTCTGAACTACGAGTGGCCGGGAAACGTGCGTGAACTTCAGCACAAGATGGAGCGGGCAGTTATCATGTGCGATGAGACCATGGTACGGACGAAGCACCTTTATCTGGACGGCATAGAGGCCGCGCCGCACTCAGAGACGATGTTTACCCTTGACGCACAGACGACTGCGACGCTGTCAGAGATAGAGAAGGCGGCGATCTTCCGGGCATTGCGCGTGCATGATAACAATCGCACGAAGACGGCGGAATCACTCGGCATCTCCATCCGAACATTACGAAACAAACTGCGGGAATACCGGGAAGAAGGTATCTCCGTTGATTGA